The Paenibacillus sp. G2S3 region TGGACATAAAAAAATTGCAATACTTTATCGCAGTAGCAGAGGAACTGCATTTTAACCGTGCAGCAGAGAAGCTAAATATGACGCAGCCTCCCTTAAGCCAGCAAATTCAAGCTCTGGAGAATGAGATTGGTGTGAAACTATTAGAACGGAACAAAAGACAAGTTCGTCTAACGCCAGCGGGGGCGGTATTTCTAGAGGAGGCTAAATCCATTCTATCTCAACTGGAACGCTCTATTAAAACAACACAATTAGTCGATAAAGGAATTATCGGACATTTGAACATTGGATTTATAGATTCTGCTGCTGGTGGAGTATTGGTTGATATGTTAAAAATGTTTCGGGAACGTTATCCACAAGTACAACTCACATTACATGAGATGACGTCTGCTCAGCAGTGGCAGGCTTTACATGAAGGAACGATTCACATTGGATTTGTACGTTATACAGAGCCCAGCAAACATATCGAGCATCGTCCCATAGTCAATGAATCGCTTATTGCCGTTTTTCCAGAGCAGCATCACCTAGCTCATTTACCGGTGTTATCCATTCGCTCTTTAGCTTTAGAGCCATTTATATCGTTCCCACGTCATTTAGGAGCTCCTTTTCATGACCTCATTATGAGCTTCTGCGCCCAACACGACATGTATCCGAATGTTGTACAGGAAGCCATTCAGATGTACACCATTGTAAACTTGGTAGCTGCTAATCTTGGAGTTTCCATTGTGCCCTCATCAGTTGCTATTTTTCAGCGCGAAGGTGTCGTATTTCGTCCCTTTGAAGAAAGCACACCATCGATTCCCCTTTATGCCGCTTGGAGAACCGATTCCGATCGTGCCTCCTTATCCGCGTTACTAGAGATCATAGGACAAATGAGTTCAGAAGTTATTAATGGTGAATGATTTAATATTCAGCCCGTTTTTCTAGGATCACGTTCAACGAGTCCTTCTAGCACCCTATCGATTTGCATCATAACTTCCCTATCCAGACGAACTCCCGCAGCTTTGGCATTTTCTATTACTTGCTCAGGCTTGGATGCCCCAATAATTGCAGATGAGACTTGTGGATTTTGCAACACCCATGCTATAGCCAATTGCGGAAGCGTCAACCCAACTTCGCTGGCGATGGTAGAGAGATTCGAGATCGCCTCAAGCACCTCAGTCCGAAGCCATTGACCCGCCAATTTATTCATAAAAGGTGAGCCCGCAGCTGTTGAAGCACGAGAACCCTCTGGCAATGGTTGCCCTGGCATATATTTGCCTGAAAGAATCCCTTGAGCAAGCGGTGACCAGACCACCTGTCCAATCCCTTCCCGCTCACAAGCTTGAACTACCTCCGTCTCCATTACGCGCCATAACATCGAATATTGAGGTTGACTAGCCACCAATGGCACCTTCAATTCCCTCGCCAAAACAGCACCTTCTGCTATCTGATCCACCGTCCACTCACTTATCCCGACATAGAGAACCTTACCTTGACGCACCAGATCCGAAAAAGCCAAGAAGGTCTCTTCAAGGGATACTGTTGCGTCAAAGCGATGCGCATAATAGATATCAATATAATCGGTCTGTAATCTGTTCAGTGAAGCATGGCACGCCTCCATAATATGCTTGCGAGACAGACCTCTTGCGTTACGTCCCGTCCCTGTGGGATGGCACACCTTGGTACACAATTCGATATCAGCTCTGTGCACTCCTTTTAATGCTTGGCCCAGCACCATCTCAGCTTTCGTATCGGAATATACATCTGCAGTATCAAATGTTGTGATCCCTACATCCAATGCAGCGTGAACACAAGCATGGGCAGTATCATTGTCCACTTGAGAACCATGTGTAATCCAATTACCATAAGCAATCTCACTTAGATGTAAGCCACTCGTTCCTAATTTGCGATAGTTCATTTTATACCCTCCTTTAGATAACATTCTGATTGTAACAAAGAGATATTAATACGAGAAATACTCTTTAATATGTACTTTAATTCAAAAAAGATATTACTGAGATACTTAAAGATAATAAAAAACGCCCTTTAGGCGTTTTTTTCGGTAAATATTCTGTTTCGAAACTCTAACTTCGCCAATACTACGGTGAGTATTAACCTCCAAGCCTTGTTACCGCACCACAACTAACAGTACAATAATTCCGAGCCAAAACAGCCAGCTTACTGGGTGACCGAAATTTAATCCCCAGCCGACTCCGAGCCTTTTCTTGACGATTAGGTTTGGATCTTTACGATTGAAATAAATCATACCTAATCGCCATTTATCATCATCATGGACAGGTCTGACATTGGAGCCATCGGCAGATCGCTCCAAGCGGCTTTCGCCCTGACCAGCCCAGAACGTTAAGGCCAAGGCGTATAGGATAATAAGGGCTATTATGATTAGGATAATAGGGATAGCGAAATTCATGTTAAGCAGAGATATCATGTTTAGTTGCACGACAGAAAACAGGATAACCATTAAGAAGCTTGCTGTAAGCATAAAATATGACCAAGTACGGCGGTAAGTTGCGTCTTGTCTGATGGAACGGTTAGGATCATTGGGTTGAACCTGCTGCTTTACTCTGCGAATACTCCAATTCTCAAATATGAACAAAAGTGTTAAGAACACTTGCATTATCGTAGGCATAAACACAGAACTAAAAGATTTAGCTGCATAGCGGTCTACGTTCCAACTGCTGTTGTAATGGATCGGAATCTGATCAGGAATCAGATCGTAGTTGCGTAGCACAGTTACAATACTAACAACAGTAATTAAAACATGAATGAGGAACCAATTATTAGACAAGCCAATGTTTCTTTTCCGAAATCCAGTGTCCACTGCCATGATCGATGGTTCCAGAGCAATAGGCAGCATAGGTAGTAAACTTTTCATTTTGAAATGATAGCTAATGTTTATGACTAGGGAGATTCCGACCATGGCGAGTGAATAAGTGACAATGATCCAACTTTGTTGCTTGGAATGTTCATCACCGTATAGTAGACAGATGATACAAACAATGAATAAGATGGTATGCAAGGTAGCACTAATCCTAGCATATGACTTCCGTATCTGGCGCAGAGGCTCACTATGGAATTGTACAGGGCTGACGGTGACCCCAAAACTAATCGTCTCTCTTGTTAAATAAGGCATGCTTACCATGAGTACAATGGCAGGTACAAATACAAAGATCATTACTATAACAGGCATTATCGTCATATCATTCGCCTCCTCTTATACATAAGTGTGTATTTGAAAATTCTATACCCTTATAGCATAGGCGATTCATCACTATGCCTTTTTGCGTATGATTATCCTATTAACTTAGGATAGGTAATCGACTTGAACATAAATTTTATTATAATCGATTTTAGTGACTATAGGGGTGAAATTAACAATTTATCCAGTTTTTCCGCTACACAGAGCTACTCATCTGACAACTGAATTATGGCAAGTACATCTGTTTGAAATTCTATGTAGGTAAAGGACAGGTTTTCATTATCCCAATTTTTTTCGATGCATAGCCACGAAACGATAGACAGGATTTCGGATTAATGCTCCTATTTTATAACCTTGGATAAAAGATAATCTTCGGATAACCTCTCTTTGAGCATCTCAAAAAAATAATGATTTTCTGATTGATCTTCTGCAATTCCGGATCACTTGGCTTAATTAACTCATTCAAATTCTCCCGCTACGAGAATGGAAATCTGGATGTTCCGAGCGCTGTTTTAATTACGCTAGCTAATTTCCATAAAGTAAGCATCGACTATATTTTAGGTCAGACCGATAACCATAAACGCTATCCCAGCAAAAAATAATAATCCGCAGCATAAACAAGCTCCTGTGATAATCACAGGAGCTTGTTTACGTTTAGGTTAAAGCTTAAATAATTATTTCAATGCTACAAACAAATCAATCTCATTGTCTAGACTTTTTGGTTTATATCTTTCATCCCAGATTTCAAAATCATAATCCTTTGGTTCATTTCCAGTTTCTCTAATCCATTGGCCATATAAATAGTCATATGATTGACTAAGTTCCGATTCAAGTCCCTGATGTGTGTAAGTAACATACTTACTCTCACCGACAGCATGACCTATCATATCTAACGGAACATCACCTTGTTTACTTACTTCATAACAAAGAATATGTGTAAACCTA contains the following coding sequences:
- a CDS encoding LysR family transcriptional regulator; the encoded protein is MDIKKLQYFIAVAEELHFNRAAEKLNMTQPPLSQQIQALENEIGVKLLERNKRQVRLTPAGAVFLEEAKSILSQLERSIKTTQLVDKGIIGHLNIGFIDSAAGGVLVDMLKMFRERYPQVQLTLHEMTSAQQWQALHEGTIHIGFVRYTEPSKHIEHRPIVNESLIAVFPEQHHLAHLPVLSIRSLALEPFISFPRHLGAPFHDLIMSFCAQHDMYPNVVQEAIQMYTIVNLVAANLGVSIVPSSVAIFQREGVVFRPFEESTPSIPLYAAWRTDSDRASLSALLEIIGQMSSEVINGE
- a CDS encoding aldo/keto reductase family protein, producing the protein MNYRKLGTSGLHLSEIAYGNWITHGSQVDNDTAHACVHAALDVGITTFDTADVYSDTKAEMVLGQALKGVHRADIELCTKVCHPTGTGRNARGLSRKHIMEACHASLNRLQTDYIDIYYAHRFDATVSLEETFLAFSDLVRQGKVLYVGISEWTVDQIAEGAVLARELKVPLVASQPQYSMLWRVMETEVVQACEREGIGQVVWSPLAQGILSGKYMPGQPLPEGSRASTAAGSPFMNKLAGQWLRTEVLEAISNLSTIASEVGLTLPQLAIAWVLQNPQVSSAIIGASKPEQVIENAKAAGVRLDREVMMQIDRVLEGLVERDPRKTG
- a CDS encoding GyrI-like domain-containing protein; its protein translation is MNSDFNPQLDRFTHILCYEVSKQGDVPLDMIGHAVGESKYVTYTHQGLESELSQSYDYLYGQWIRETGNEPKDYDFEIWDERYKPKSLDNEIDLFVALK
- a CDS encoding DUF1648 domain-containing protein; the protein is MTIMPVIVMIFVFVPAIVLMVSMPYLTRETISFGVTVSPVQFHSEPLRQIRKSYARISATLHTILFIVCIICLLYGDEHSKQQSWIIVTYSLAMVGISLVINISYHFKMKSLLPMLPIALEPSIMAVDTGFRKRNIGLSNNWFLIHVLITVVSIVTVLRNYDLIPDQIPIHYNSSWNVDRYAAKSFSSVFMPTIMQVFLTLLFIFENWSIRRVKQQVQPNDPNRSIRQDATYRRTWSYFMLTASFLMVILFSVVQLNMISLLNMNFAIPIILIIIALIILYALALTFWAGQGESRLERSADGSNVRPVHDDDKWRLGMIYFNRKDPNLIVKKRLGVGWGLNFGHPVSWLFWLGIIVLLVVVR